The Arthrobacter sp. D5-1 genome segment AGGCAGCATCCTGGCGCCCTTGGGCAGCATCGACTACTGGTTCACTGTGAGCGGCCACCGGGTTCACAAAACAGTGCACCATTTCCTGCTCCGGGCAACGGGTGGCGAACTGACCATCGAGAATGATCCCGATCAGGAAGCCGTGGACGCTGCGTGGGTTCCCATCCAGGAACTGGCACGCAAACTGTCCTTCCCTAACGAACGCCGCATCGCCGACCTGGCACGGGAAGTGCTGCCGGAACACCTCTGAGCCCGGTACGTGGGACGATAAAGGCGATGTCTGAAGCCAAAACCACCCAGTCCGTTCAGTCCGGAGAAGCCCGTTCCAGCGCCATCATGGCTGCAGGGACGCTGGTTTCCCGGTTCCTTGGCTTCGCCAAAACATGGATGCTGGGCGCAGCACTCGGCCTGGGTTCCACGGTCAATGACACCTTCATCAACGCCAACAACCTGCCCAACCTGATCTTCCTGTTGGTTGCCGGCGGCGTTTTCAATGCCGTCCTGGTTCCGCAGATCATCAAAGCCAGCAAGGCCCCGGACCGCGGCGCGGACTACATCAGCCGCCTCCTGACCCTGGCGGTACTGGTCCTTTTGGCGTTGACGGCGTTGGTCACCCTCGCGGCGCCGCTGGTCATTGACCTCACCACCCAGGGCTACTCCGAGCAGCAAAAGGCCCTCGCAGTCACGTTCGCGTTCTGGTGCCTGCCTCAGATCTTCTTCTACGGGCTCTACGCCCTCCTCACCCAGGTGCTGAACGCCCATGGAGCATTCGGGCCCGCAATGTGGGCCCCCATCCTTAATAACCTGGTGGCCATTGCCGGCTTGGGCATGTTCATCTGGATCCTTGGCGAGAACGTTTACAACCCCCACACTCTGGACAATTGGGGGCCCACCCAGACGCTCCTGATTGCCGGTTTCTCTACTTTCGGCGTAGTCGCGCAGACGGCTATCCTGCTCATTCCCGTCTTCCGGTTGCGCCTGGGCCTGCGGCCTCGTTTCGGCTGGCGCGGCGTTGGACTGGGCCAGGCAGCCAAGCTGAGCGTCTGGACGCTGGCGACGGCCGCCGTCGGGCAGTTGGCCTTCCTTTACGTCATGAGGATCGCCACCATTCCCGGTGCTGAGCGCCTTCGGTTGGACAATGCAGGCGACAAGGCCGCCGCGGCTGTCCTGCCCGGTAACGCCGTCTTGGAAGTCGCGAGCCAGCTGTATCTGCTGCCGCACTCGATCATCGCTTTGTCCTTGGCCACCGTCCTCTTTAACCGCATGACACGCGCTTCGCAGGACGGCAACAAAGCCGAACTCCGCGACGCCCTTTCCCACGGCCTCCGCACTATGGCCGTTGCTACGGTTTTCGGTGCCCTGGCGCTGTTCGCCTTGGCTGGTCCGCTGGGCATGTTCTTCTCCGGTGGCGAGCCGCAGGACGGTGTCATGCTGGCCCAAACACTCACCATCCTCGCCCTGAGCACCCCGTTCCTCAGCGCGAATTTCATGATGTCCCGCGTCTTCTACGCCAATGAGGACGCCCGCACACCCCTGTACGTCCAGCTGTGGCTGGCCGTGATCTACGTGGTGGGCGCGTTCTTCATCCAGTTCCTCCCTGTCGGGCAGATCATTTACGCGATCGCCATCCTGTACACGTTGGGCAACATTCTGTCCGTGGTGATCAGCGTGATGTTCCTGCGCCGGATGCTGGGGCACCTCGACGGCCCGCGCATCGCCAATTCGTACATCCGCATGGGCTACGCCGGCCTCGGTTCCGCGCTTGCGGGCGCCGGCGCCCTGTGGCTGCTCGGCAGCTACCGTGCCGACGGTTTTGCGTGGAGCAGCCGCCCGGCCGCCCTGGTGACGGTGGCCGTCGTCGGGCCCGTCATGCTGCTCGCCTACCTGGTCCTGCTCCGCGTCTTCCATGTCACCGAACTCCGCG includes the following:
- the murJ gene encoding murein biosynthesis integral membrane protein MurJ → MSEAKTTQSVQSGEARSSAIMAAGTLVSRFLGFAKTWMLGAALGLGSTVNDTFINANNLPNLIFLLVAGGVFNAVLVPQIIKASKAPDRGADYISRLLTLAVLVLLALTALVTLAAPLVIDLTTQGYSEQQKALAVTFAFWCLPQIFFYGLYALLTQVLNAHGAFGPAMWAPILNNLVAIAGLGMFIWILGENVYNPHTLDNWGPTQTLLIAGFSTFGVVAQTAILLIPVFRLRLGLRPRFGWRGVGLGQAAKLSVWTLATAAVGQLAFLYVMRIATIPGAERLRLDNAGDKAAAAVLPGNAVLEVASQLYLLPHSIIALSLATVLFNRMTRASQDGNKAELRDALSHGLRTMAVATVFGALALFALAGPLGMFFSGGEPQDGVMLAQTLTILALSTPFLSANFMMSRVFYANEDARTPLYVQLWLAVIYVVGAFFIQFLPVGQIIYAIAILYTLGNILSVVISVMFLRRMLGHLDGPRIANSYIRMGYAGLGSALAGAGALWLLGSYRADGFAWSSRPAALVTVAVVGPVMLLAYLVLLRVFHVTELRDLMRPLMGRFGRGAPAPVTGAVMEPTTAARATVSDDTGLIPRISGEFDAASYRAGPAVERIAPQPTPDVPDAPKTYLPEEDAPSTARGSRFRPQVPLPGRRTYQGDAGRNPYFPTRGNHRK